The Rhodothermales bacterium genome includes the window GCCTGAAGTCATCGACGCCGATGAGCAACGACGTCATCGACGAGTGCCTGTCGAAGGTTAAGGCGGCAGGCAAGCCGAAGTCGCCCCAACACTGGGTGATGAAGTTCGCGCAAACCAAGGATCTGAAAGAGCGGGTCGCGACCAGGTTATGCGATCTGGGGATTCTGCGCTCCGACCGGAAAAAGATACTCTGGATCTTTGAGCGTCACATCTTCCCGGAGATCAATCATGTCGCAGAGGCCGAGATTGTCGCACGCCTCGAGGAAGCGGTCTTCACTGACATCCCGGACGTTAGTACCCGGACCATTCTTCTGACGTCGCTTGCGGACGGAGCCGGTCTACTATCGCTGGTTTTCGACAAGAACGATCTGAAAGGCCGCAAGGCGCGGATCAAGATGATGGTAGAGGGCGAGGTCGTCGGTCGAGCAACCACACAGGCAGTGCAGGCGGTTCAGGCGGCGCTGGCCGTCGGGTCCCTGGCGACCCTGGTAGTAACAACGTCTGGGACGAGCTTCGGTCACTAGGGTCCCGGATCCGGGTGGCGGCCTTCTCACTCTGGCGCGATAATCGGACATCTCCGCCATCTCAGACTGAGTGCCGGGGACTCCGAAGAGCCCGGGAGGACGGCGTCTTCCCCGTCGATAAGATCGCGGCGGTGGTCTGGATTGGGGACAAGCTCCATATCGACACCTCTCAAGGTCGTCAGCCCATAACAGAAAAAGGCTGCCGACCTTGCGTCAGCAGCCTCTCCCCTACAGATCTATGACGGACCTACCCCGTGGTGTCCGGCTCTACGCCATTCAGGTGAAAAGACTCCGCCTTTACGACAGGCTTGAACAAAAAGCCCTTGATGCCGGCCGGTGTGTTCGCGTTGCCCTGAAGCACAAACGACTTCTCAACATTGAAGTCGACGATAACTTCGACTTCATCCCCGAAATCTCCAATCTCGAAGTCGGGCAAGTGCACCTTGATGCCACTCGTGGTGCCGCTGGGCGTCTTCATTCGGAAGATGTCACCATTCTTCAGCCTGACGTACGCGTTCTCGTCCACCACGATGCGCAGACCCTTGTACACTCCGAACGGGATCGGGAAGTTGGCCAGCGTATCCATCACTCCGTCTCGCAGATCCAGCAGATTAAACGTCTGGGCGATATCAGTCATCAGAAGGAAATTCTCGGTCGTGTCTTGGCCGATGAGTTCCACCCGGTTGATGCTGACAACTGTCGAATCGACCAGGTCAAACGGGAAGGGCTCGTCCTTGATGAACACGGTTATTTCACCGGACCCTTCTGAAACACTATTTGTGTCGCATGCGGCAATAAGAACTGCTGCGCCGAGTGCGAACGTGATTGAAAGCGTAAGAGATGCACGCATACGATGTCTCGTTTTTGATACGGATTCCAGCACGGTCGAACGGGTTACAGCCTGAATCGTTCGGCCATCCCCAGAACTTAAGTTTCGAGAAATCAAGCAAGAAAGGGGCCAATCTCCGTTCCCGGAGCTGTGATCGTCGTGGTTCCGGGCTGAAATGAGGTCTGAATCCAGGCGAAAGTGGGAGCTTCGGAAGCCCATCGGGAATCGACATCTCTTCGGATGCCTTCGCCTGCCCGTGTACGGCGGCACGTACCCAGCCGACGACACCTCCACCTCACATATATCTCGAGAGATCGTCCGAAATCCTTGAAAACGGTCAAAATGTGCCGAAACCAACCAGTGGATTCCGCTATTCGGACTCTGATATCACGAGAACACACCCACCGACTCCATTAGGCCATGAACAGGCTCCCACACTCTATCGCCCTACTGGTCATCTTTTCGATGACTGTCACTCTCACCAGCTGCGACAGCGGTAACGAACTTGATGGAGAACCGCTCTCGGCCGAGACATCCGCTGCGATGTCGGAGACGGTCACGAATCTGTTCTCCGTTCTGCCGCTGGCTATCAGCGAAGTGCAACTCGGGAAAGACCAGTCTCAAGCTTCAACCACAAGTCCGACGGGCGCGTGCCCGGACGGAGGCTCGTTTAGCGTGGCGGGGTCCGGTAGCGGCAGCCAGACCAGCTTCGATCTGGATATCGAAGTCAGCTTCGATGGCTGTAACGGCATTGATGGATCGTTGGCGCTCGACGGTAGTGGTTCGTTCAGCCAATCGGGCGCATCGTTTGACCTGATACTGGATGGCACCGTATCGCGGGAGTGCTCGCTAACATTCGACCGGTTCCGTGAAGGTCTGGTTGCAGACTTCGTCACCGGTGAGAACACGCTTGTGCTCGACGGGGACTATCGGGGTTCATGTTCCGGCGAAGGATTCATCTGCTCGTTTAATGGCGTCGAGGTTGACGCAAACAACGCGACGTCGGCCAGCGTGCTGGAGCAATCCTGCAGATTGAACTAGGCGATCGGACTGGCGGATCACGGCGCGCTTAACGCCGCATGATGGAGGTGTTGGGCAGTGGCCGACACAACGAAGCTGCGACGCCTGGCCAAACACCAGCGTCGGTGTGCACGCGGCAACATCGCAAACCCGCGTCGCTCAGAAGAAATGCCCCACGGTCAGATGCAATTCATACGGGCCGTCCGGCCCTCTCGTTGTAAGCATCACCTGAGCCGGCCCCACAACCGTGCGGATCCCCGCAAACACACCCACGCCCCCTGAAAACTCGGCCGAATCAACCTGCCACGACCAACTCTCGGATGCGCTGGCCGCGTTCCACACTGCGCCGGCGTACATGTCTCGTCGAACTCTGACCTGAACACCCGCCCAGGCCGCTCGCAAGTTTGAGCCCGCAACTTCCTGCAACTCGTGACCCATCAACAGGAATTGCCGGCCTGTCAACATCTCAAACGGGAATGGCCCGCCTGCATAGAATCTGTAGTGCACCGGTGTGGATCCGCCGACGGTGCGGCCGACCACGACACGACCCATCAGAGACACATTCGAGCTCACAGGTATCCTGCCTGCTGCGTCGATCACGTGCTGACCAAACGTAGAACTGCTGAGTGGCCCAACGGACAGCGAAGATCGCCCTGTAATACGTGCGCCACGACTCGGAAACGACACCGAGTCGAAGGTATCCAGATACAGGAGCGCCTCGGCGAACACGAGGCTGCTGGTCTCGTCGAGAAAGTCGAATGACACGCCTGACGATCCGACGATTCGCGGATCAATATCAAATAACTCGGCGCGCACTCCCACAACGGAGCCCAGATCCTTCCGCACGAGTCCACCGGCCCTCAGCGACGCCTCTACCACGTGAGCGACAACGCTCGAAGCGCGGGTTCCATCCTCGAAAAGATCAATGGGAGTGCGGGTGACCCTGGCCTCTCCCACAAACCGCGCCCGCGGCCCAAAACCAAGAGGGGTTGTAATCGTGCCCCCAACCTGCACCACCTCGCCGAGGCGCAGGTTGCCGACCAGCCGGGTATTGTAACCGAACAGGTCTGCAAGCGCGACACGGATCAGGACGGCAGCTTGATAATCGCTGTCGTACCGGAGTCCGATCGAAACCCGATCGTCCTTTTGCTCAACCGCCTGAACGACAAGCGTTGTGCCCACAGCGTCCGAGCCGCCAATATCTCCCGGATCGATACGATATGTGACCCGGGAAAACCTCTGCGTACTGTAGGCGCGGCTGATCGCCCTCTCGAGATCGGCTTGCGTCAGATACGATGGTATAGAGAGCCGCATTGACCGCCGGACAACGTTTTCATTGGGCCTCGACGCACCCTCGATCCTCACAGCGCCGACATACACGGAGTCCGCACGCCCGAGCAGCGACGGCCGCTCCGAATGCGTCTCTGTCCGCGACTCAAACAGTGAATCGCGTAGCGCGATCAGTTCCTGTCGAGCACGCTCAGCGGCGTCCTCTCCGAGCCCGATCAGTTCGCCGGTTCGATCGAAGTCGAAAGAACGGATGCCTTTGACCTCTGGCAGTATCAAGACGTCACACAGCCGTTGCTGCACGCGTCTCGACTCCAGCATCCGAAAACCAACCGCCTGTACCATCACATCGATGAGTGTTTCGAGACTGTCCGGCGGCAGAACAGGCTCGCCCACGTCGACACAGATGATGACGTCGGCTCCGAGCGCCAGAGCATCCTGCGCCGGAAGGTTGCGGGTCACGCCGCCATCAATCAGCGTCCGGCCATCGATCACAACCGGGTCGAAGATGCTGGGGATGGATATGCTGGCCCTGATGGCGTCCGGAAGGTGGCCCGAATTGAGCAGCACTCCGTCGCCGTTAGCGAGATCTGCAGCGAGCGCACCGAATGGCACAGGCAGCGCATGGAAGTCGCGGACGTCCCAGGCCGGAAACATCAGTCGCGACAAGATCTGTGAAATACGCTGACCCGAGACGATGCTTTTCGGCAGCTCGACCTGTCCACCGCGAAGAGGAAGCGAAAGAAGAACGCCCTCGTCAGTGATCCGGCTCTCAAGTGTTTGCTGTCGCCGCGGAGAGTCATCCTCGAAAAGCGCCTGCCAGTCTTCCGCGTGAAGCAGGCTGTCGATTTGATTCACCGAGTAGCCGATCGCGTACAGACCGCCGATGAACGAGCCCATGCTGGTGCCGGTGACGACGTCCACCGGCAGGCCTGCATCCTCAATAACTCGAAGCGCACCCACATGTGCGAAGCCCTTGACCCCACCGCCGGAGAGAACAACGCCGACGCGGGGGATGGGCGTCTCGGCCTCGTTCGGGATCTCCTGCGCCGCGACATGCAGCGTCCAGGCCGAGGTCAGACTCAGCAAACACATAACCGCCAGTCTCTTCATCATTGACCCCTGAATCCACTTCATGTCCGGTCGACGGCCACAGCCGCGTTGGCCCGTACGGCAGATATGCTCGCAGGATACGCTGCAGATCGGAAGGATTACGAAGGAGATATCTGCTCGTCAACGTGGGCAGACTCCTGTGATCTTCGTGCGGCTCTCTCAGCATCTACCCTGCCCACAGAATGGCCACGGGCTATCCGTGCATCTCGACCGTGCCTTCGGGCGCTGGCCGGCGTCCAAACCATGAACGCACGATGTCCCAACGACCGCTGGTCGGATCTACAACAAGCCACGTGTATTTGACAGCGGCATCTGATGATAGTGCCGTCGCCAGAGCGATCGCGCCGGCCATCATTGCGCCGAGTATCAACAGGCCCGGCTCATCGGGGACATATCCTACCACGATCATGATTACAAGACCGTGCAGAAGGTAAGGGTAAGCGGACCGCGCACCGATTCGCGTCAGGAAACTCGACCGCCCGGGCACGAGCGACAGAAACGCCAGAGTCATTGCTGCAGCCCACAAGAGCAGAATGGCTCGGAACGTGATTCCGGCGGCCGGTCCGGTGACCAGTCGCGAATAGGACTGACTTCCATACAGCCACCGCACGTCCAGATCCGACGCCACAAACAATGCAATCAATGCCCCCGTCAGCATCACAGTCACGGCAATGACCGGATGGACGAAGGCGGTCGCTCGTCCATCTCTTGCAAGCACAGAACCAAGAATGAAGAAGGGCAGGAAGACCAGGGTCCTGGACAACGACATCCACATACCGACCTGCGGTAGAACACCCGCGACGACCGCGACAAGTGCCGCTGTCAACAGAGGATATTTCAGTCTCGATAGCACCGGCAGGGCAAGGCGCCACATGAACAGACTCGGGAGATACCAGAGCAGCCAGTACGGAGTGAGAAGTGTCGGCGCGAAGCGTGATCGACTGAAGACGACGAAGTCGAGACCCGTGTAGAGCAGTTCCAGAATGAGGTACGGGAGGATCACGCTCAGTACCAGTGCCTTAAATCTCGGCCAGGTCAATTCGCTGCGTGACAGATATCCGGAGACAACTACAAACGCGGGGATGTGGAACGAGTAGACGAATACGTATGTCGTTCGAGCCAGCGAAGAAGTCTCCAGCAGCGATTCGAGGAGGTGTGCCGCGACGACAAGTATGATGAGAAGGCCTCGCGCGTTGTCGAGATGCAGGTTCCGGTTTCCTGCTATTGACGCTGACCGGGCCGCGACTGTGTGCACTTTTCCTGACACGACGGGTTCTGAACGGGGGTTTCCGGGAGTTGACTGCGTGCGAACACTCAGTCGTAGGTATCGGCGAGCGGCGCAGCCACGTAAGACCCACTTCCGCTCAGGGGATGTCGATCGTCAGCCCTAAGCTGTTGTACCCCAACACAGGTCGGATCGACACGGGAGGTTGATTCGCAGACGATAGGTGCCGCCTGGCGAGCCACCGGCTTGTGAGAAATCCGATTGCGGCACCCGCCAGAACATCGGTGGGCCAGTGCTTGTCCCGGGCGATGCGGGCGATCGCCGTACCACCGCTCAGAGCAAACAGACTGTACGTCGCCGGTCCCGGATAGTAGTACACCCACGGAGTCACGAGAGCGAAAGCGGCGGTCACGTGACCCGACGGAAACGAAGCATTTCCCGAGAACGGCCGCAAGCGGATTGATCCGATGTTCTCCTGGGGTCGAGACCTGCCGACCATTTGCTTGATGGTGCCGGTGATGGCGGTCGCGAACAGCAGCGACTCTACCGATGTAAACGCTGCATCCTGGAATCGTTCACTTCCCGTAAACAGTGACACGGCAAAGACCGACGTCGCCGGTATCAAGACGTACGGATCACCGAGATCGTTGGTGAAATCCAGATAGTCTCCCCATACTCCGTGGTAGCTGTTCTGAACCTCGTCAAGCAGCGGCTCGTCGAAATGCTTCGCAGCCGGAATGACCAGACCGCCTGCAACCAGCACCGCCGGCACCAGCGGCAGCGACCTCTCGACCAGCGACAGACCGTCGTGCAAAGCCCACCGGGCAAAGCGCTCATTTCCCTGCGCATGCGCGTTCGCGGGAACGACAAACGACAGTGTCAAAAGCGCGATCGTCACCAGACAACATCGAACTGACTTAACCGGGAGCAAGAGTGTCGTCACAGGATATCGGAAGATGCGGGGTCCGGATTTTGCCGGATCAAAAGTATGACGCGGCGATACAGCCTGCCAGGCAATGTTGCTCACCGCTTTTCTGTTGCCATGAATGGGACTTCTCTGCGATGCTGGCCAATTCACCATGGGAGGCCGAACGCTTGAAGGAGATCGAATGTCTTGCAGCGCGTCGGGTTTCGAGATTTCGAGCGAAATGCGCGTATCGAGCAGCCCACAACCCGAACCCCGTTTTCTCAAAACTGCGGCCAGAGGCTATTTTCCTCGCAACGCCCAATGCTCGCCGCCGCCTGTGCCCGAACTTCCAGACATCGAAAACTACGTCGAGTCGATTGAACGGCATATTGCCGGCCAGCGACTCGAAGACGTTCGGCTCAAGAGCGTCTTTCTGGTACGTACCGTAGAGCCCCGGTTGCCGTCGCTTGCCGGGCGGCGACTGGACCGTATGACTCGCCTGGGAAAACGGCTGGTGTTTCATCTTGCCGGAGACTCCGACACCTCGTACGTGATCCTGCACCTGATGATCGGCGGACGCCTGCACTGGAAGAAGAAGGGTGCGGGTCTTCCGGGGAAACGTGGTCTCTGCGCATTCGACTTCGAAAGCGGGACACTCCTCCTCACCGAGGCGGGAAGGAAGAAGCGCGCCTCCATTCACGTCGTGACGTCACACGATGAGGTCGACCGTCACGACCCCGGCGGACTCGATGTCTTCGACATTGACCTCGCTGCATTCACCGGCGTCCTGGAATCGAACAACCACACATTGAAACGTGCACTGAGCGACCCCCGCCTG containing:
- a CDS encoding formamidopyrimidine-DNA glycosylase, with the translated sequence MPELPDIENYVESIERHIAGQRLEDVRLKSVFLVRTVEPRLPSLAGRRLDRMTRLGKRLVFHLAGDSDTSYVILHLMIGGRLHWKKKGAGLPGKRGLCAFDFESGTLLLTEAGRKKRASIHVVTSHDEVDRHDPGGLDVFDIDLAAFTGVLESNNHTLKRALSDPRLFSGIGGAYADEIMHAARVSPVKWTSRLTTDEKRRLYESCRAVLRLWTDRIRNETGAGWPTVTAFREDMAVHGRYGQPCPACGSPVQRIVYASNETNYCPSCQTDGKVLADRSLSRLLKQDWPRSLEDLEERGITGRQVD
- a CDS encoding DUF4382 domain-containing protein — protein: MRASLTLSITFALGAAVLIAACDTNSVSEGSGEITVFIKDEPFPFDLVDSTVVSINRVELIGQDTTENFLLMTDIAQTFNLLDLRDGVMDTLANFPIPFGVYKGLRIVVDENAYVRLKNGDIFRMKTPSGTTSGIKVHLPDFEIGDFGDEVEVIVDFNVEKSFVLQGNANTPAGIKGFLFKPVVKAESFHLNGVEPDTTG
- a CDS encoding phosphatase PAP2 family protein — encoded protein: MTIALLTLSFVVPANAHAQGNERFARWALHDGLSLVERSLPLVPAVLVAGGLVIPAAKHFDEPLLDEVQNSYHGVWGDYLDFTNDLGDPYVLIPATSVFAVSLFTGSERFQDAAFTSVESLLFATAITGTIKQMVGRSRPQENIGSIRLRPFSGNASFPSGHVTAAFALVTPWVYYYPGPATYSLFALSGGTAIARIARDKHWPTDVLAGAAIGFLTSRWLARRHLSSANQPPVSIRPVLGYNSLGLTIDIP
- a CDS encoding GPP34 family phosphoprotein; its protein translation is MSNDVIDECLSKVKAAGKPKSPQHWVMKFAQTKDLKERVATRLCDLGILRSDRKKILWIFERHIFPEINHVAEAEIVARLEEAVFTDIPDVSTRTILLTSLADGAGLLSLVFDKNDLKGRKARIKMMVEGEVVGRATTQAVQAVQAALAVGSLATLVVTTSGTSFGH
- a CDS encoding BamA/TamA family outer membrane protein → MKWIQGSMMKRLAVMCLLSLTSAWTLHVAAQEIPNEAETPIPRVGVVLSGGGVKGFAHVGALRVIEDAGLPVDVVTGTSMGSFIGGLYAIGYSVNQIDSLLHAEDWQALFEDDSPRRQQTLESRITDEGVLLSLPLRGGQVELPKSIVSGQRISQILSRLMFPAWDVRDFHALPVPFGALAADLANGDGVLLNSGHLPDAIRASISIPSIFDPVVIDGRTLIDGGVTRNLPAQDALALGADVIICVDVGEPVLPPDSLETLIDVMVQAVGFRMLESRRVQQRLCDVLILPEVKGIRSFDFDRTGELIGLGEDAAERARQELIALRDSLFESRTETHSERPSLLGRADSVYVGAVRIEGASRPNENVVRRSMRLSIPSYLTQADLERAISRAYSTQRFSRVTYRIDPGDIGGSDAVGTTLVVQAVEQKDDRVSIGLRYDSDYQAAVLIRVALADLFGYNTRLVGNLRLGEVVQVGGTITTPLGFGPRARFVGEARVTRTPIDLFEDGTRASSVVAHVVEASLRAGGLVRKDLGSVVGVRAELFDIDPRIVGSSGVSFDFLDETSSLVFAEALLYLDTFDSVSFPSRGARITGRSSLSVGPLSSSTFGQHVIDAAGRIPVSSNVSLMGRVVVGRTVGGSTPVHYRFYAGGPFPFEMLTGRQFLLMGHELQEVAGSNLRAAWAGVQVRVRRDMYAGAVWNAASASESWSWQVDSAEFSGGVGVFAGIRTVVGPAQVMLTTRGPDGPYELHLTVGHFF